The proteins below come from a single Corylus avellana chromosome ca3, CavTom2PMs-1.0 genomic window:
- the LOC132174663 gene encoding LEAF RUST 10 DISEASE-RESISTANCE LOCUS RECEPTOR-LIKE PROTEIN KINASE-like 2.2 isoform X1: MVRGILFPAGLSVVIVVLVLVHEACSGNDSHHHSCPPSSCGNIQNISYPFWLEGDPPMCGDQRYNLSCEDNQTVLHLFAGKYYVQEIIYSDYTIRVVDAGIEKDNISSIPRYFLNRYNFSSGDPYTLSYPSNIKVLCNSTGQYEQLGNGNMPATGLVWVKCEKPVISRKYLDTSSCLSNGVKSSNSSLFHSKSYRYVLFSEYISLDDLGDSCQIEQMFPKASFMVNLISCPFVYDQVADGFKLSWVQVLCDNFTGDDICNLNNVNFPDQCGLPSSKISEILGKGIGALYNILVPQIIQDKFDWLSGDDGPYYEDSLAKLTIIMINCGGLYLAARVVLSIPCVITFLIYKWRRRHLSMYNVVEEFLQSHNNLMPLRYSYFEIRKMTKNFKDKLGEGGYGTVFKGTLRSGRLVAIKMLGKSKANGQDFINEVATIGRIHHVNIVQLIGFCVEGSKRALVYEFMPNGSLNKYIFSPEESTLLSYDQMFDIALGVARGIEYLHQGCAMQILHFDIKPHNILLDENFAPKVSDFGLAKLYQVDDSIVSLTAARGTLGYMAPELFYKNIGGISYKADVYSFGMLLMEMAGRRRNVNAFADHSSQIYFPTWVYDQLHDGKDIEIEDVTMEEKKIVKKMTMVALWCIQMKPSNRPSMNKVIEMLEEEVESLQMPSKPFLSSVESPMRDFGEDSNQTCSSIQSKESSQTTQF, encoded by the exons ATGGTAAGAGGAATACTCTTCCCTGCTGGACTCTCGGTCGTAATTGTTGTTCTTGTCCTAGTCCATGAAGCTTGCAGTGGCAACGATAGTCATCATCACTCATGTCCTCCTTCTTCCTGCGGCAATATTCAGAATATAAGCTATCCGTTTTGGTTGGAAGGCGATCCACCAATGTGCGGAGATCAAAGGTATAATCTGTCTTGTGAGGATAACCAAACAGTGTTACACTTATTTGCTGGAAAATATTACGTACAGGAAATCATTTACAGTGACTACACAATCCGAGTTGTAGACGCAGGTATTGAGAAGGACAATATCTCCTCCATCCCTCGCTATTTTCTAAACCGCTACAATTTCAGTTCAGGGGATCCGTATACCCTATCTTATCCATCTAACATAAAGGTCCTTTGTAATAGTACTGGTCAGTACGAGCAGTTAGGGAATGGCAATATGCCAGCAACGGGTTTGGTTTGGGTGAAGTGCGAAAAGCCAGTGATTTCTCGTAAGTATTTGGACACGTCTAGTTGCTTGAGTAATGGAGTGAAATCTTCCAACTCTTCTCTATTCCATTCCAAGAGCTATCGATATGTTTTATTTTCCGAATATATATCTCTAGACGATTTGGGGGACTCTTGCCAAATAGAGCAAATGTTTCCGAAAGCGTCGTTTATGGTTAACCTAATTAGTTGTCCATTCGTTTACGATCAAGTGGCCGATGGTTTTAAGCTTTCATGGGTGCAAGTTTTGTGTGATAACTTCACAGGAGATGACATTTGCAACCTCAATAACGTGAATTTCCCTGATCAGTGCGGCCTTCCCAGTTCTAAAATATCCGAGATACTTGGAAAAG GTATTGGAGCTCTTTACAACATATTAGTACCGCAGATTATAC AAGACAAATTTGATTGGCTTTCCGGAGATGATGGGCCATACTATGAAG ACTCTTTGGCAAAACTAACGATAATCATGATCAACTGTGGCG GACTATACCTTGCAGCAAGAGTTGTATTGTCGATTCCCTGCGTGATTAcgtttttgatatataaatggCGTAGAAGGCATTTATCGATGTACAATGTTGTTGAAGAATTCTTGCAAAGCCACAATAATCTCATGCCACTAAGGTACTCTTACTTTGAAATTAGGAAGATgaccaaaaatttcaaagaCAAACTAGGCGAAGGAGGCTATGGCACTGTATTTAAAGGAACACTTCGAAGTGGCCGACTCGTAGCTATAAAAATGTTGGGTAAGTCCAAAGCTAATGGACAAGATTTTATCAATGAAGTTGCAACCATTGGAAGGATTCACCATGTTAATATAGTGCAACTCATTGGTTTTTGTGTTGAAGGATCAAAGCGAGCTCTAGTATATGAGTTCATGCCTAATGGCTCCCTGAATAAATACATATTTTCCCCAGAAGAAAGTACCCTCCTAAGCTATGACCAAATGTTTGATATAGCTCTAGGAGTGGCTCGTGGAATTGAATATCTACATCAAGGATGTGCCATGCAAATTTTGCACTTTGATATCAAGCCTCACAACATTCTTCTTGATGAGAATTTTGCTCCAAAGGTTTCTGACTTTGGCTTGGCAAAGCTATATCAAGTAGATGATAGCATTGTCTCTTTGACTGCTGCAAGAGGGACGTTAGGATACATGGCTCCTGAGTTGTTCTATAAAAACATTGGAGGCATTTCATACAAAgctgatgtttatagttttggaatGTTATTGATGGAAATGGCGGGTAGAAGAAGGAATGTAAATGCATTTGCAGACCATTCAAGCCAAATTTATTTCCCTACTTGGGTTTATGACCAATTGCATGATGGAAAAGACATAGAAATTGAAGATGTTacaatggaagaaaagaaaatagttaagAAGATGACCATGGTCGCCTTATGGTGTATACAGATGAAGCCTAGTAATCGCCCTTCAATGAACAAGGTCATAGAAATGcttgaagaagaagttgaaagcTTACAGATGCCTTCCAAGCCTTTCTTATCATCAGTAGAGAGCCCCATGAGGGATTTTGGAGAGGATTCAAATCAAACTTGCTCATCAATTCAATCAAAAGAATCAAGTCAAACAACTCAGTTTTAA
- the LOC132174106 gene encoding rust resistance kinase Lr10-like — MEFSYFFLLFVAFIIDLGECQSNGCAELPCGAPGPVIRFPFRVNSQPEHCGYPGFNLSCTDTNDTVVELPNSVKLFVKRIDYKSHVLQLYDPAHCIPKQLRRLHLSSSPFQFEEDSPEDQTLSSGESSSTGPTDFVFFNCSQREVKFRFIRCLSTQKHQVYAFDKRGDLMDLPLSSCTKMYTLRTIPSTTVLGDDEKNLELKWPRRVCGHCEAKGKKCRLKNNSTALETECFLEGALSKLAITGVTLGSFLLLLAVFALYRFYTYDKVEKEHQVKIEKFLEDYRNFKPTRYSYVDIKKITNQFSEKLGEGAYGTVFKGKLSHEIYVAVKILNTSKGNGEEFINEVGTMGTIHHVNVVRLVGFCADGFRRALVYEFLSNDSLEKFISSTDAKNCILNLDKMQDIALGVAKGIEYLHQGCDQQILHFDIKPHNVLLDQNFNPKISDFGLAKLCSKDHSAVSMTTARGTMGYIAPEVFSRNFGNVSSKADVYSFGILLLEIARGRKNVDITVENTSQVYFPEWIYNILEQKEDIRIFVEDDEDDKIAKKLAIVGLWCIQWHPVDRPFIKDVVKMLEGEGDKLIMPPNPFASTGHVKNNAHIPTKRQNLELEVIPESK, encoded by the exons ATGGAATTCTCAtacttcttcttgttgtttgtgGCTTTCATCATAGACCTTGGAGAATGCCAAAGTAATGGGTGTGCTGAATTGCCGTGTGGAGCTCCTGGCCCAGTCATCCGATTTCCCTTCCGGGTTAACAGTCAGCCAGAGCACTGTGGGTATCCTGGGTTTAATCTCTCCTGCACTGATACAAACGATACAGTGGTTGAGCTGCCGAATTCAGTCAAGCTTTTTGTCAAACGGATTGACTACAAATCTCATGTACTTCAATTATATGATCCAGCTCATTGTATTCCAAAGCAGCTTAGGAGACTCCATTTATCTTCCTCGCCTTTCCAATTCGAAGAAGATTCCCCTGAAGACCAGACTTTGTCTTCAGGGGAATCTTCTTCAACTGGCCCTACAGACTTTGTCTTCTTCAATTGTTCCCAAAGAGAAGTAAAATTCAGGTTTATCCGTTGTCTTAGTACCCAAAAACACCAGGTTTATGCCTTCGATAAACGTGGTGACCTCATGGACTTACCCCTATCATCTTGTACAAAGATGTATACTCTTCGAACAATTCCAAGTACTACAGTGCTCGGTGATGATGAGAAAAATCTTGAACTGAAATGGCCCAGACGAGTATGTGGACACTGTGAAGCAAAAGGCAAGAAATGCAGATTGAAGAATAATAGCACTGCATTAGAAACCGAATGCTTCCTCGAAG GTGCATTATCAAAGTTAGCGATCACGG GCGTCACCTTAGGTTCATTTCTATTACTACTTGCTGTCTTTGCTCTCTATCGTTTCTATACTTATgataaagtagaaaaagaacatCAAGTGAAGATTGAGAAGTTTTTAGAAGACTATAGAAATTTCAAACCCACAAGATACTCGTATGTCGACATTAAAAAGATTACAAATCAGTTTTCTGAGAAGTTAGGTGAAGGAGCATATGGAACAGTATTCAAAGGAAAGCTTTCTCATGAAATCTATGTTGCAGTGAAGATCCTCAACACTTCCAAGGGAAATGGGGAAGAATTCATAAACGAAGTTGGAACAATGGGTACAATCCATCATGTTAACGTGGTTCGCTTGGTTGGCTTCTGCGCCGATGGATTTAGACGAGCTCTAGTTTATGAGTTCTTATCAAATGATTCACTAGAAAAGTTCATATCTTCAACGGATGCCAAGAATTGTATTCTTAATTTGGATAAGATGCAAGATATTGCTCTTGGGGTAGCAAAAGGAATCGAATATCTTCACCAAGGATGTGATCAACAAATCCTCCATTTTGATATTAAACCTCACAATGTTTTGCTAGACCAGAActtcaatccaaaaatttctgattttggtctTGCAAAGTTGTGTTCAAAGGATCATAGTGCAGTGTCCATGACTACAGCCAGGGGGACTATGGGTTACATTGCACCCGAAGTattctctagaaattttgggAATGTGTCTTCTAAAgcagatgtttatagttttggaatATTATTACTTGAAATAGCTAGAGGGAGGAAAAATGTTGACATTACAGTTGAAAACACTAGCCAAGTCTACTTTCCAGAATGGATTTACAATATCCTGGAACAAAAAGAAGACATAAGAATCTTTGTTGAGGATGATGAAGATGATAAAATCGCAAAGAAACTTGCAATTGTTGGACTCTGGTGCATCCAATGGCACCCAGTGGATCGTCCTTTCATAAAAGATGTGGTTAAAATGTTGGAAGGAGAAGGAGATAAATTAATTATGCCTCCTAATCCATTTGCCTCTACTGGCCATGTAAAAAATAATGCACATATACCTACAAAACGTCAAAACCTAGAGTTGGAGGTTATCCCAGAATCAAAATAA
- the LOC132174666 gene encoding rust resistance kinase Lr10-like: MYDVVEEFLQSHNNLMPIRYSYFEIRKMTKSFKDKLGEGGYGSVFKGTLRSGQLVAIKMLCNSKANGQDFINEVATIGRIHHVNIVQLIGFCVERSKRALVYEFMPNGSLNKYIFSSEVNTLLSYDKMYDIALGVARGIEYLHQGCAMQILHFDIKPHNILLDENLDPKVSDFGLAKLYSVDDSIVSLTAARGTLGYMAPELFYKNIGGISYKADVYSFGMLLMEMAGRRRNLNALADHSSQIYFPTWVYEQLHDGKDIEMEDVTEEEKKIVKKMTMVALWCIQMKPSNRPSMNRVIEMLEEEVESLQMPSKPFLSSIESPMRDAGEDSNQTCSSIQSEESSQTTQF; encoded by the coding sequence ATGTACGATGTTGTTGAAGAATTCTTGCAAAGCCACAATAACCTCATGCCAATAAGGTATTCTTACTTTGAAATTAGAAAGATGACCAAAAGTTTCAAGGACAAATTAGGCGAAGGAGGCTATGGCAGTGTATTTAAAGGAACACTTCGAAGTGGTCAACTCGTAGCTATAAAGATGTTGTGTAACTCCAAAGCTAATGGACAAGATTTTATCAATGAAGTTGCAACCATTGGAAGGATTCACCATGTTAATATAGTTCAACTCATTGGTTTTTGTGTTGAAAGATCAAAGCGAGCTCTAGTATATGAGTTCATGCCTAATGGCtctttaaataaatacatattttcCTCAGAAGTAAATACCCTCCTAAGCTATGACAAAATGTATGATATAGCTCTAGGAGTGGCTCGTGGAATTGAATATCTACATCAAGGATGTGCCATGCAGATTTTGCACTTTGACATCAAGCCTCACAACATTCTTCTTGATGAGAATTTGGATCCGAAGGTGTCTGACTTTGGCTTGGCAAAGCTATATTCAGTAGATGATAGCATTGTCTCTTTGACTGCTGCAAGAGGGACGTTAGGATACATGGCTCCTGAGTTGTTCTACAAAAACATTGGAGGCATTTCATACAAAgctgatgtttatagttttggaatGTTATTGATGGAAATGGCGGGTAGAAGAAGGAACTTAAATGCACTTGCAGACCATTCAAGCCAAATTTATTTCCCTACTTGGGTGTATGAACAATTGCACGATGGAAAGGACATAGAAATGGAAGATGTTAccgaagaggaaaagaaaatagttaagAAGATGACCATGGTCGCCTTATGGTGTATACAAATGAAGCCTAGTAATCGCCCTTCAATGAATAGGGTCATAGAAATGcttgaagaagaagttgaaagcTTACAAATGCCTTCCAAGCCTTTCTTATCATCAATAGAGAGCCCCATGAGGGATGCTGGAGAGGATTCAAATCAAACTTGCTCATCAATTCAATCAGAAGAATCAAGTCAAACAACTCAGttttaa
- the LOC132174663 gene encoding LEAF RUST 10 DISEASE-RESISTANCE LOCUS RECEPTOR-LIKE PROTEIN KINASE-like 2.2 isoform X2: protein MVRGILFPAGLSVVIVVLVLVHEACSGNDSHHHSCPPSSCGNIQNISYPFWLEGDPPMCGDQRYNLSCEDNQTVLHLFAGKYYVQEIIYSDYTIRVVDAGIEKDNISSIPRYFLNRYNFSSGDPYTLSYPSNIKVLCNSTGQYEQLGNGNMPATGLVWVKCEKPVISRKYLDTSSCLSNGVKSSNSSLFHSKSYRYVLFSEYISLDDLGDSCQIEQMFPKASFMVNLISCPFVYDQVADGFKLSWVQVLCDNFTGDDICNLNNVNFPDQCGLPSSKISEILGKGIGALYNILVPQIIQDKFDWLSGDDGPYYEDSLAKLTIIMINCGGLYLAARVVLSIPCVITFLIYKWRRRHLSMYNVVEEFLQSHNNLMPLRYSYFEIRKMTKNFKDKLGEGGYGTVFKGTLRSGRLVAIKMLGSKRALVYEFMPNGSLNKYIFSPEESTLLSYDQMFDIALGVARGIEYLHQGCAMQILHFDIKPHNILLDENFAPKVSDFGLAKLYQVDDSIVSLTAARGTLGYMAPELFYKNIGGISYKADVYSFGMLLMEMAGRRRNVNAFADHSSQIYFPTWVYDQLHDGKDIEIEDVTMEEKKIVKKMTMVALWCIQMKPSNRPSMNKVIEMLEEEVESLQMPSKPFLSSVESPMRDFGEDSNQTCSSIQSKESSQTTQF from the exons ATGGTAAGAGGAATACTCTTCCCTGCTGGACTCTCGGTCGTAATTGTTGTTCTTGTCCTAGTCCATGAAGCTTGCAGTGGCAACGATAGTCATCATCACTCATGTCCTCCTTCTTCCTGCGGCAATATTCAGAATATAAGCTATCCGTTTTGGTTGGAAGGCGATCCACCAATGTGCGGAGATCAAAGGTATAATCTGTCTTGTGAGGATAACCAAACAGTGTTACACTTATTTGCTGGAAAATATTACGTACAGGAAATCATTTACAGTGACTACACAATCCGAGTTGTAGACGCAGGTATTGAGAAGGACAATATCTCCTCCATCCCTCGCTATTTTCTAAACCGCTACAATTTCAGTTCAGGGGATCCGTATACCCTATCTTATCCATCTAACATAAAGGTCCTTTGTAATAGTACTGGTCAGTACGAGCAGTTAGGGAATGGCAATATGCCAGCAACGGGTTTGGTTTGGGTGAAGTGCGAAAAGCCAGTGATTTCTCGTAAGTATTTGGACACGTCTAGTTGCTTGAGTAATGGAGTGAAATCTTCCAACTCTTCTCTATTCCATTCCAAGAGCTATCGATATGTTTTATTTTCCGAATATATATCTCTAGACGATTTGGGGGACTCTTGCCAAATAGAGCAAATGTTTCCGAAAGCGTCGTTTATGGTTAACCTAATTAGTTGTCCATTCGTTTACGATCAAGTGGCCGATGGTTTTAAGCTTTCATGGGTGCAAGTTTTGTGTGATAACTTCACAGGAGATGACATTTGCAACCTCAATAACGTGAATTTCCCTGATCAGTGCGGCCTTCCCAGTTCTAAAATATCCGAGATACTTGGAAAAG GTATTGGAGCTCTTTACAACATATTAGTACCGCAGATTATAC AAGACAAATTTGATTGGCTTTCCGGAGATGATGGGCCATACTATGAAG ACTCTTTGGCAAAACTAACGATAATCATGATCAACTGTGGCG GACTATACCTTGCAGCAAGAGTTGTATTGTCGATTCCCTGCGTGATTAcgtttttgatatataaatggCGTAGAAGGCATTTATCGATGTACAATGTTGTTGAAGAATTCTTGCAAAGCCACAATAATCTCATGCCACTAAGGTACTCTTACTTTGAAATTAGGAAGATgaccaaaaatttcaaagaCAAACTAGGCGAAGGAGGCTATGGCACTGTATTTAAAGGAACACTTCGAAGTGGCCGACTCGTAGCTATAAAAATGTTGG GATCAAAGCGAGCTCTAGTATATGAGTTCATGCCTAATGGCTCCCTGAATAAATACATATTTTCCCCAGAAGAAAGTACCCTCCTAAGCTATGACCAAATGTTTGATATAGCTCTAGGAGTGGCTCGTGGAATTGAATATCTACATCAAGGATGTGCCATGCAAATTTTGCACTTTGATATCAAGCCTCACAACATTCTTCTTGATGAGAATTTTGCTCCAAAGGTTTCTGACTTTGGCTTGGCAAAGCTATATCAAGTAGATGATAGCATTGTCTCTTTGACTGCTGCAAGAGGGACGTTAGGATACATGGCTCCTGAGTTGTTCTATAAAAACATTGGAGGCATTTCATACAAAgctgatgtttatagttttggaatGTTATTGATGGAAATGGCGGGTAGAAGAAGGAATGTAAATGCATTTGCAGACCATTCAAGCCAAATTTATTTCCCTACTTGGGTTTATGACCAATTGCATGATGGAAAAGACATAGAAATTGAAGATGTTacaatggaagaaaagaaaatagttaagAAGATGACCATGGTCGCCTTATGGTGTATACAGATGAAGCCTAGTAATCGCCCTTCAATGAACAAGGTCATAGAAATGcttgaagaagaagttgaaagcTTACAGATGCCTTCCAAGCCTTTCTTATCATCAGTAGAGAGCCCCATGAGGGATTTTGGAGAGGATTCAAATCAAACTTGCTCATCAATTCAATCAAAAGAATCAAGTCAAACAACTCAGTTTTAA